The Moorena sp. SIOASIH genome includes a window with the following:
- a CDS encoding metal ABC transporter ATP-binding protein, translating to MPDAASVHHLASPKRKHQAGYSNLSQTGTITLRQLGVHYRLVEALRDINCEIKPGRLTGIIGPNGAGKSTLMKAMLGLVPTATGKAMYQGKPLIEQLENVAYMPQRTQIDWTYPATVWDVVLMGRVRKTGWFRRFSTVSRRIAADAIEQVGMSDYRNRPIGQLSGGQQQRVFLAKALAEQADIFCFDEPMAGIDKKTEAVIFTILHQLADAGKIVLVVHHDLGEAMTHFDDLILLNRELIASGSRQEVLSAANMQQAYGGQVVFWLDPVAVK from the coding sequence ATGCCAGATGCTGCCTCGGTTCATCACCTTGCTTCTCCTAAGAGGAAACACCAAGCTGGATATAGCAATCTGTCCCAGACAGGAACCATTACCCTGAGGCAACTGGGTGTACACTACCGCCTAGTAGAAGCACTCAGGGATATCAACTGTGAGATCAAACCAGGACGATTAACCGGAATTATTGGTCCTAATGGTGCAGGGAAAAGTACTTTGATGAAAGCCATGCTGGGGTTAGTTCCCACTGCCACAGGCAAAGCTATGTATCAGGGAAAACCCTTGATAGAACAGTTAGAAAATGTGGCTTATATGCCACAGCGGACGCAAATTGACTGGACTTATCCCGCGACTGTCTGGGATGTTGTGCTAATGGGTAGAGTCCGCAAAACAGGATGGTTTCGTCGCTTTTCTACGGTATCCCGGCGGATCGCAGCAGATGCAATTGAACAAGTTGGCATGAGTGATTACCGCAATCGTCCGATTGGACAGCTATCGGGAGGACAGCAGCAACGGGTTTTTCTCGCTAAAGCATTAGCTGAACAAGCAGATATATTCTGTTTTGATGAACCGATGGCTGGTATTGACAAAAAAACTGAAGCTGTAATTTTTACTATCCTCCATCAACTCGCCGATGCCGGAAAAATTGTGCTAGTAGTTCACCATGATTTGGGAGAAGCGATGACTCATTTTGATGATTTGATTTTGTTGAATCGGGAGTTAATTGCTAGTGGCTCTAGGCAAGAGGTATTGAGTGCAGCTAATATGCAACAGGCTTATGGTGGTCAAGTCGTTTTTTGGTTAGATCCAGTTGCTGTAAAGTGA
- a CDS encoding zinc ABC transporter substrate-binding protein: MRIITQSQTRKPQWWLTVVIILGVWISGCDTTGTKQSGIDGDDKPNVVTTSTIITDWTKQVGGDEIELTGILKPGADPHVYEPVPADTIALEQANLIFYNGYNLEPALIKLIKSAGVKVKSFAVGEVVSPLDFEYEGKKEPDPHVWGDAKNAIAMVNAIRDQLIELSPEDKEEFTKNAAQLTAELKKLDGWIIQQIQTIPQKHRYLVTTHDAFQYYARAYGIPVAGTLIGMNTEEQPSAQTVKGLADAIKKIGVPVIFAETTINPALINTVAQEAGVKLAPQELYSDSLGVPGSEADTYIKMLITNTHTVVEALGGNYQTFNPVE; this comes from the coding sequence TTGAGAATAATTACTCAGTCCCAGACTAGAAAGCCCCAATGGTGGCTAACAGTAGTAATCATTTTAGGAGTCTGGATAAGTGGGTGTGATACCACCGGAACAAAGCAGAGTGGTATTGATGGCGATGATAAGCCGAATGTAGTTACCACTAGCACTATCATTACTGACTGGACGAAACAAGTAGGAGGAGATGAAATTGAACTGACGGGTATCCTAAAACCGGGAGCAGATCCCCATGTCTATGAGCCAGTCCCAGCAGATACTATAGCGTTGGAACAAGCAAATCTGATTTTCTACAATGGCTACAATCTAGAACCAGCACTGATTAAGCTGATTAAGTCTGCTGGGGTTAAGGTCAAGAGCTTTGCGGTTGGGGAAGTGGTGTCACCCTTGGATTTTGAATACGAAGGAAAGAAGGAACCGGATCCTCATGTTTGGGGGGATGCTAAAAATGCGATCGCAATGGTCAATGCCATTCGGGATCAGTTGATTGAACTCTCACCAGAGGACAAGGAAGAATTTACCAAGAATGCAGCACAGCTAACTGCTGAATTGAAAAAGCTTGATGGTTGGATTATCCAGCAGATTCAAACTATTCCTCAGAAGCACCGCTACCTAGTCACAACTCATGATGCTTTTCAATATTATGCTCGTGCCTATGGCATACCAGTGGCTGGAACCTTAATTGGCATGAATACTGAGGAACAACCCAGTGCTCAGACTGTCAAGGGTTTGGCAGACGCTATCAAAAAAATTGGGGTTCCGGTGATTTTTGCCGAAACCACGATTAACCCAGCTTTGATCAACACTGTGGCCCAGGAAGCTGGAGTGAAGTTAGCGCCACAAGAATTATACTCTGATTCCTTAGGTGTACCAGGTAGTGAAGCTGATACTTACATTAAAATGTTAATCACTAATACTCACACAGTTGTGGAAGCCTTAGGAGGCAACTATCAAACGTTTAATCCAGTTGAGTAA
- a CDS encoding tetratricopeptide repeat protein gives MKIKPNLAITLATLLLSVEGAIAQPNSSFPNATPPTPLLSNQQREEVERLINDHLEKSYTIRNHIQSEVHRTFDWTINLLNLLITVLIAMPIVTSLAVLLLRRSIINQLVSETQKQFQEEAEQKIKEQIDAEVTTELKRQVEAFKQELETLKSDLVSQLQHLVVAAQHEKEQIFNEISRITPSIIQEEFVAPEVQQKLEELTKQLESLKSANPQLYLTVDDYINQGHALWIENRYEDAIASYEKALQLQPDSDVAWSGKGQALQRLKRYEESLAAHAEAIKINPNNFRSWFGQGYTLRYMEHYEEALISYDQVIQINPDFHHAWNHRAYALIKLGRYEEAWDSLERVRQLKSNSSNLYYNQACYYALNGEIDSAIASLEQAMSLNDRLKYLINIEADFDMIKDEQRLQDLINR, from the coding sequence ATGAAAATCAAGCCTAACCTTGCTATTACTTTGGCTACTTTACTGCTATCAGTTGAGGGGGCAATTGCTCAACCTAATTCATCATTTCCTAACGCTACACCACCGACTCCACTACTGTCCAACCAACAACGCGAGGAAGTGGAAAGGTTAATTAATGATCATCTAGAGAAAAGTTATACAATTCGCAATCATATCCAATCGGAAGTTCATCGAACCTTTGACTGGACGATTAACCTGCTCAACCTTTTAATTACAGTACTAATTGCCATGCCTATTGTTACTAGTCTGGCAGTGCTCTTGCTACGTCGTAGCATCATCAACCAATTAGTGTCTGAGACGCAAAAGCAATTCCAAGAAGAAGCTGAACAAAAAATAAAAGAGCAAATTGATGCTGAAGTCACTACGGAATTAAAACGACAAGTTGAAGCTTTCAAGCAGGAGCTGGAAACCCTTAAATCTGATTTAGTTTCTCAACTCCAGCATCTAGTTGTGGCTGCTCAACATGAGAAAGAGCAGATTTTTAACGAAATTTCTCGAATTACTCCGTCCATTATCCAAGAAGAATTTGTTGCTCCAGAAGTCCAACAAAAACTGGAAGAGCTAACTAAACAGCTGGAGTCGTTAAAGTCTGCCAATCCCCAGCTTTATTTAACGGTTGATGACTATATCAATCAAGGGCACGCTCTCTGGATTGAAAATCGCTATGAAGATGCGATCGCATCCTATGAAAAAGCGCTTCAGCTCCAGCCAGATTCCGATGTGGCTTGGTCAGGAAAAGGCCAAGCCCTGCAGAGATTAAAGCGATATGAAGAATCCCTCGCTGCCCATGCCGAGGCGATTAAAATTAATCCGAACAACTTTAGGAGTTGGTTTGGACAAGGTTATACTCTCAGATACATGGAACACTATGAAGAAGCACTGATTTCCTATGATCAGGTTATTCAGATCAACCCAGATTTTCATCATGCTTGGAACCATAGAGCCTATGCCTTGATCAAACTTGGTCGCTATGAAGAAGCCTGGGACAGTTTGGAAAGAGTACGGCAGCTAAAATCAAATTCATCTAATCTTTACTACAACCAAGCTTGTTATTATGCCTTAAACGGTGAGATTGACTCAGCAATTGCCAGTCTAGAACAAGCGATGAGTTTGAATGATAGACTTAAGTATCTTATTAATATTGAGGCGGATTTTGACATGATTAAAGATGAGCAACGGTTGCAAGACCTAATTAATCGATAG
- a CDS encoding cation:proton antiporter yields the protein MLGSTIWILLMGFFGGQFARRLGAPPLIGMIVVGILIGPEVGDAIAPQVLVIADDLRTFAVMVILMRAGLGLDIEKLMAQGTVAVRLGFLPAITEAIAVAVAAMILFNFDFPTGLLLGCVVGAESPAVIVPGMLRLKSLGWGVAKGIPDVILTGSALSDVLVLLLFSLMVNFLAQGTINSNALQFLPLQVLIQVALGVLIGYIAAQLIIFLLTKQKWTETIVQDTLITAALALLLVVLAKTMPYFSGYLATMAMGFFLIELDPPLARRLRVEFNHLWVVAEILLFVLMGASIQLRVLETTLLPGIVILAIGLFIGRMVGWYLSTLGSNWTWREKLFLLPGNSAKATVQAAIGGIPLSQGLEGGQTILAIAALSILITAPLGAWAIPTFAPKLLSQDPVDPTKVSVASHTLLLAAVDTSSLATQVLTKVADLARRSNGEVIVLHVITTSNQPEVKQLQNQTKRLLLDIRHQFITVTGSIPEEIVRIAQEHQVTDIVIGKRGHQPWQQVLVGSVSQAVLETSPIPVILVEELERTKVTYPSK from the coding sequence ATGCTAGGCAGTACAATTTGGATCTTATTGATGGGCTTTTTTGGGGGTCAATTTGCCCGTCGGTTGGGAGCACCTCCTTTGATTGGCATGATTGTGGTGGGTATCCTGATCGGACCAGAAGTGGGGGATGCGATCGCACCACAAGTCCTAGTTATTGCTGATGACCTACGCACCTTCGCAGTTATGGTCATTTTAATGCGGGCAGGACTGGGATTGGATATTGAGAAACTCATGGCACAAGGAACTGTTGCGGTAAGGTTAGGCTTTTTGCCCGCCATCACCGAAGCGATCGCAGTAGCTGTTGCTGCCATGATACTGTTTAATTTCGATTTTCCCACTGGATTACTCCTAGGCTGTGTAGTCGGAGCAGAATCCCCCGCCGTGATTGTGCCAGGAATGCTGCGACTCAAGAGTTTAGGCTGGGGCGTAGCTAAAGGGATACCAGATGTGATTCTAACTGGGAGTGCCTTATCCGATGTCCTAGTATTGCTACTCTTCAGTTTGATGGTGAATTTCTTGGCACAGGGAACAATCAACAGTAATGCTCTCCAGTTCCTGCCCCTGCAAGTTCTGATCCAGGTCGCCCTTGGTGTCTTAATTGGATATATCGCTGCTCAGTTAATTATTTTCCTATTAACCAAACAAAAGTGGACCGAAACTATCGTCCAAGATACCTTAATTACCGCAGCACTTGCCTTATTGTTGGTAGTGTTAGCTAAAACTATGCCATACTTTTCTGGCTATTTAGCCACCATGGCAATGGGATTTTTCCTAATAGAATTAGACCCTCCCTTAGCACGACGCTTGCGGGTGGAATTTAACCATCTATGGGTAGTAGCAGAAATTCTTCTATTTGTCTTGATGGGAGCCAGTATTCAACTGCGGGTATTAGAAACAACCCTGTTACCTGGCATTGTAATCCTCGCAATTGGGTTATTTATCGGTCGGATGGTCGGGTGGTATCTCTCCACATTGGGGAGTAATTGGACTTGGCGAGAGAAACTGTTTTTGTTACCCGGAAACTCCGCAAAAGCCACAGTACAAGCAGCGATTGGTGGTATTCCCTTGAGTCAAGGGCTAGAAGGAGGTCAGACAATTTTAGCGATCGCAGCCCTCTCAATTTTGATTACCGCACCCCTAGGGGCTTGGGCAATTCCCACCTTTGCCCCTAAACTCTTATCCCAAGACCCTGTAGACCCCACCAAGGTAAGCGTTGCGTCTCATACTCTCCTACTAGCCGCTGTCGATACCTCTAGTTTAGCCACCCAGGTATTAACTAAAGTAGCAGATTTAGCAAGACGAAGTAATGGGGAAGTTATTGTTTTACATGTGATCACCACATCAAATCAGCCAGAAGTCAAGCAGTTACAGAACCAAACCAAACGCTTGCTCTTGGATATTAGGCATCAGTTTATTACCGTAACCGGTTCGATTCCCGAAGAAATTGTTCGCATAGCCCAAGAGCATCAAGTAACAGATATAGTGATCGGAAAACGGGGACATCAACCCTGGCAGCAAGTGCTGGTCGGTTCCGTATCTCAGGCAGTGTTAGAAACCAGTCCAATTCCAGTAATTTTGGTTGAAGAATTAGAACGAACCAAAGTAACTTATCCTAGCAAATAA
- a CDS encoding tetratricopeptide repeat protein has translation MNNNSLGKKNFHWQRWWIFLMVFGLAGVLIFSPVESVVPALQAQVTSAVRRGYSLLNKGWVDNAIATFEQALKGSPQSKEGRLGLAIAYQRAGRDADAWAAYQQVLAIDPNNKEALEAVGELGGYRAEWQADGIEALTTLLNLTPNDTGARAQRALLLGYQGRFPEALDDYEIVLESNPTPEIIVGAAQIYTYSGDYQQGLELFDRYQASGKPIPGNAAGAYALALRETGNPAQAVKVLEAQLNQFSQFYGNDSYLRADLAQAYQASGQLTEALSVLEPLRGRDEAALPLARALSEIGRRESRSDLTEDAVTLYRQVLASTPKPSFALVREVADVMSEVPSQWASALRLYQQLTEEQSNNQSLLVKSNNQSLLVKQIILEGKLGQLSRTQRRQRLLEITQTLPSEPAQQRDLAQALLRLDPPDPELLSVYQDLLATGVDVPFLHFRVAQILIKQNRLAQATSAIDSYRATSTGGSDQSTELLLADIDRRQGNLNASIQRYQRIIQSNPNNNLFNGALRGLAGIYIAQGDPQKALVIYDQLVSRDPNDLLAQLGRTSVAYQTKGIDQQEAEGVLNQWLQTQPSIDPPPELLSLVGALPADPARETLYITLLEVSPDNAPVQLRRLQVLAQREPKLAKAEIAEWIAGNPDNIDAYFVQGELAMGLRDLRLASNAYEEILERESDNIGALLALAGISFTQQHYAKATGFYKQILELEPKNLSARQNLAELSVAQDFPFTALQRFEGLNSEEKESTGRANSKLDNRILRLEVDILKRRGFQPYWERY, from the coding sequence ATGAATAACAATTCTCTTGGCAAAAAAAATTTCCACTGGCAGCGTTGGTGGATCTTTTTGATGGTTTTTGGGTTAGCAGGAGTATTAATCTTCAGCCCAGTTGAATCGGTGGTACCAGCGCTCCAAGCACAAGTTACTTCTGCAGTACGCCGAGGTTACTCTCTGTTAAATAAAGGATGGGTGGATAATGCGATCGCAACCTTTGAACAAGCTCTAAAAGGCTCTCCCCAATCGAAGGAAGGGAGGTTAGGTCTAGCGATAGCGTATCAGCGAGCAGGGCGAGATGCAGATGCTTGGGCTGCTTATCAACAAGTCCTAGCCATCGACCCAAACAATAAAGAGGCTCTGGAAGCGGTAGGAGAATTGGGAGGTTATCGTGCTGAATGGCAGGCGGATGGGATTGAAGCCTTAACGACTTTATTAAACCTAACTCCTAATGATACTGGTGCTCGTGCTCAGCGGGCTTTACTGCTTGGCTACCAAGGTCGTTTTCCGGAAGCCCTAGATGATTATGAAATTGTGCTGGAGAGCAATCCGACACCAGAAATCATTGTTGGTGCTGCTCAAATCTATACCTATAGTGGTGACTATCAGCAAGGGCTAGAGCTATTTGATCGTTACCAAGCTAGCGGTAAGCCAATTCCGGGAAATGCAGCGGGAGCCTATGCTCTGGCTCTACGAGAAACTGGCAATCCTGCTCAGGCGGTAAAGGTATTGGAAGCTCAGCTGAATCAATTTTCCCAATTCTATGGCAATGATAGCTATCTACGGGCTGATTTAGCTCAAGCTTATCAAGCCTCTGGGCAACTGACAGAAGCTTTGTCTGTCCTAGAACCGTTGCGAGGGAGGGATGAGGCGGCTTTACCCTTAGCCCGAGCCCTTTCAGAAATTGGTCGTCGTGAGAGTCGCTCTGACCTAACCGAAGACGCGGTTACTCTCTACCGTCAGGTACTGGCCTCAACACCAAAGCCATCTTTTGCTTTAGTCAGGGAAGTGGCTGATGTGATGAGTGAGGTACCAAGCCAGTGGGCATCAGCTCTACGGCTTTATCAGCAGTTGACCGAGGAGCAGTCGAATAACCAAAGCTTGTTGGTGAAGTCGAATAACCAAAGCTTGTTGGTGAAGCAGATTATTCTAGAAGGTAAATTGGGTCAGTTATCCCGAACTCAACGGCGACAGCGGCTGCTTGAGATAACCCAAACCCTACCGAGTGAACCAGCTCAGCAGCGAGATTTAGCCCAAGCTTTGTTGCGTCTAGACCCTCCTGACCCAGAACTGCTGAGTGTTTACCAAGATTTGCTGGCTACAGGGGTAGATGTACCCTTTTTGCATTTCCGTGTTGCTCAGATTTTGATAAAGCAGAATCGACTAGCCCAGGCAACAAGTGCGATTGATAGTTACAGGGCAACGTCTACTGGTGGATCTGACCAGAGTACGGAATTATTGCTAGCAGATATTGACCGTCGCCAGGGAAATCTCAATGCTAGTATCCAGCGGTATCAGAGAATTATTCAGAGTAATCCAAATAATAATTTGTTCAATGGTGCTTTGCGGGGGTTAGCGGGAATCTATATTGCCCAAGGTGATCCACAGAAAGCTCTGGTTATCTATGACCAGCTGGTATCTCGCGATCCCAATGATTTATTAGCCCAGCTGGGGCGTACTAGTGTGGCATATCAAACTAAAGGTATTGACCAACAGGAAGCGGAAGGGGTACTCAATCAATGGCTACAGACTCAGCCTTCTATTGATCCACCGCCGGAATTGTTGAGTTTAGTGGGTGCTTTGCCTGCTGACCCAGCACGAGAAACCCTGTACATTACTCTACTAGAGGTCTCACCAGATAATGCTCCTGTACAATTGCGACGACTACAGGTTTTAGCACAGCGAGAGCCTAAGTTAGCTAAAGCTGAAATAGCTGAGTGGATTGCCGGTAATCCTGATAATATTGATGCCTATTTTGTGCAGGGAGAATTGGCTATGGGATTGAGAGATTTGCGATTAGCTAGCAACGCTTACGAAGAAATTTTGGAACGGGAGTCTGATAACATTGGTGCCTTACTAGCATTGGCAGGGATTAGCTTTACTCAACAGCACTATGCTAAGGCAACGGGGTTTTATAAACAGATACTAGAACTGGAGCCAAAGAATTTATCGGCTCGCCAAAACTTGGCTGAATTAAGTGTTGCCCAAGATTTTCCGTTTACAGCCCTCCAACGGTTTGAAGGACTCAACTCGGAAGAGAAAGAGTCTACAGGGAGAGCTAATTCTAAGCTCGATAATCGCATCCTGCGGCTGGAGGTGGATATTCTGAAACGGCGAGGTTTTCAGCCTTATTGGGAGCGGTACTAA